AGACTTTCCGGCAGGCTGCGCGTGATCTCGTAGAGCGTCAGCAAGACCGACTGCGCGAGGTTGAAGCTCGGGTAGGCCGCCGTGGTGGGAATCCGCACGACCCAGCGGCAGAGATTCAGGTGCTCATGGCGCAGGTCGTCGTCCTCGGGGCCGAAGACCAGTGCGGTTGTGCGGTCAGCGCGCTGTGTTAATTTCTCCGACCACTGGGGCAGGCTGACATAGTGCGCGGGGTTCTCGCCTTTTCGCAGCGCCAGCCCGACCACTTCTTGCATCGGAGCAATCGCCTCGGTAAAGCTCTCGTGGATCGTCATCGTGTCGAGGAGCACCGACGCGTCCCGCGCGGTGACACAGGCTCGCTCCCGGTCGTAGCCGCGCGGCGCGACCAGATGCAGGTGTTCAAACCCCAGGTTCTGCATCGCCCGCGCCACCGAGCCGATATTGAGGCTCTCCTGCGGCTCGATCAGGATGATGTGAAAGTTATTCATATGCGTTCACCGCCGGTTGGAGCGGCGGTGCTGGAGAGCGTCGCAGGCTCCGCTGCAAAGGCCGTTCCGGCCATACAAAATTATATGGGCGGCACGCCCTTCCCAGCCGGAGGCTCTCCAGCACCGCCGTTCTAATCGGCGGGGCAAACCGCCAGCACCTTGATCTCCACATGGATCCCCCGCGGGAGCGCCGAGACCTGGATCGTGGTGCGGGCGGGGCGAATCTGGCCGAGGTACTCGGCGTAGATGGCGTTGTAGGTGGCGAAGTCGGTCTCTAAATCCGTGAGGAAGCCGGTGACATCGACCACGTTTTCGAGCCCGAGTCCGGCGGCTTCTAGGATGACTTTTAGATTATAGAAGACCCCGTGGACTTCGTCGGCGAAGGTGGCGGGGAGCTCTCTCTCGCCACGCTTGTGGGGGCCGAGGCCGCTGATAAAGAGAAAGTTGCCGACCCGGCGGGCGTGGGGGTAGGCGGCGACAGGGTCCGGGCCGCCGTCGGCCATGAGTTCCGTTCCATTCATGCCTGCCACCCTACAGATAAAATTTGATTTGCGCAAGTGTAGCGCCCGTGATAAACTCCGAGGGTTGTCTTGACAGAGGTTGACAAAAAATTATGTATGCAGTGATTCGAACGGGCGGCAAACAATACCGTGTCGCAGAAAAAGATACTCTTGTTGTGGAAAAGCTGGATGGCGCTGAGGGCGACACCGTGGTCATCGACGATGTTCTCTTCGTCGGTGGGGACGCCCCCGTATTCGGCACTCCGACCGTCGCCGGCGCGAAAGTGACCGCGACCATCGTGAGCCAGGGCAAGGGCAAGAAGATCAATGGCATCACCTACATCAAGGTGAAGAACCACCAGCGCCACTACGGCCACCGCCAGCTGGAGACCCGGCTTCGCATCGACTCCATCGCGGCGTAGGCTCTTACAAAAGCAAGGAAGAAATAGAAAATGGCACATAAAAAAGGGGTAGGTTCGTCCCGTAACGGCCGCGATTCCAATGCCCAGCGCCTGGGCGTCAAAGAGTACGCCGGGCAGTATGTCACCGCCGGTTCTATCTTGATCCGCCAGCGTGGCAGCGAGTTCGATCCGGGCAAGAATGTTGGCCAGGGCAGCGACTACACGCTCTTCGCCAAGATCGACGGTGTCGTGAAGTTTGAAGGCCACAAGCAGAATCGCCGTATCTCGGTGTACGCAGTGGCTCCGGTTGAGGAAGCGGTCGCCACCGCGTAAGCTTTCTCTCAAAAAGAAACTCAGGCCCGGTCTGCTTGGCAGCCGGGCTTTTGCTTTGGGGTACCCCATGTTTATTGATGAAGTTGAGATCTGGCTGATGGCGGGCTCGGGAGGCAGCGGAGCGCTGACCTTCCGTACCGAAAAGCACGTCCCCCGTGGCGGTCCTGATGGCGGCGACGGCGGGCATGGGGGCTCCGTGGTCTTTGAGGTGGACTCCAACCTCTCCACCCTGCTGGACTACCGCCCCGGCAAGAAGTACCGCGCCGAGCGGGGCGAGAACGGTATGGGCAAGCGCCAGTACGGCAAGAATGGCCCCGACCTGGTGCTCAAAGTCCCCCCGGGAACCCAGGTCTTCGATGCCGAGAGCGGGGAGCTGCTCGCCGATCTCTCCCACGTGCCGCAGAAAGAAGTGCTGGCGGCGGGTGGGCGCGGCGGACGCGGCAATGTCCACTTTGTCACCAGTGTCCACCAGACCCCCAAGTTCGCCGAGAAAGGCGAGCCGGGCGAGGAGCGGCGGGTCAAGCTCTCGCTGAAGCTCCTGGCCGATGTGGGGCTCCTGGGCTTTCCCAATGTCGGCAAGTCCACGCTGCTCGCCGCGGTGAGCGCCGCGCGCCCCAAGATCGCCGACTACCCGTTTACAACACTTGTCCCCAATCTCGGGGTCGTGCCGGCGGCGGACCACCATAACTTTGTCATGGCCGATGTGCCAGGGCTGATCGAGAACGCCAGCGAGGGCGCGGGGCTAGGGATTCAGTTCCTCAAGCACCTGGAGCGCACCCGCCTGCTCGTGCACCTGCTCGATGTCTCGGGCCTCTCCGGTCGCGACCCCTTGGAGGACTTTGGGATCATCAACCGCGAGCTCGATGCCTTCTCCGAGGACCTGGCCAAGCTCCCGCAGATCGTGGTCTTCTCCCGGATCGATGTGCTGGGCGACCGCACGGGCCTCGTGCCGCTACGGCAGTTCTTCGAGGCGCGTGGGCTGGAGGTCTTCCCGATCTCCGCGGTGACCGGCGAGGGCGTGCGCGACCTGATCCTGCATGTCTGGACCAAGCTGCAAGAGATTCCCAAGGAAGTTCCCAAGCTGAGCGGGGTGGTGCACATCACCAATAACAACCGCGCCGACGATGACCCGAAGCACTTTACGATCACCCGCGACGACGAAGGAGTGCTGGTGGTCTCGGGCAAGGCACTGGAGCGCGTGGTCGCCATGACCGACATGGGCAACGAGTACGCGGTTCGTCGCCTACAGCGCCAGCTGGAGCGCTGGGGAGTCTTCACCAAGCTCAAGACCTTTGGGGCACAAGAGGGCGACACGGTCCGTATCCGCACCACGGAGTTTGACTACGTGGACGAAGACGCTTGGGATGCCGAGGAAGTGGAAGACGACGAAGAGTTTGAGACGGATACGGTATAATTGTGAACAATGGTACAAACTCCCACAGAAGAATCGGCATCGCTTCCTAAAGTTCCGATCCCGACTCTGGAGCGCCTGACAACCTACCTGCGTTGTCTGGTCGATCTGGGGGCAAGTGGAGTCCAGACAATCTCCTCAGCACAGATCGAGGAGCACACGCGCATCAGTGCCGCCCAGTTCCGAAAAGACCTCTCCTACTTTGGGGAGTTTGGCAAGCCCGGCGTGGGCTACCAGGTCTCGGAGCTGGAGGCGCGGATCGCGCGGATTCTCCAGATCCACAAGCTCCAGCCCATCCTGCTGATCGGGGCGGGGAACCTCGGGATGGCGCTCGCGGCCTACCCCGGCCTGGAAGAGCACAAGTTCCGCATTGTCGCTCTCTTTGACACCGACCCCCACAAGATCGGCAAGCGCGTCCACGGCATGGATATCATCGACTTCTCCCAGCTCGGCGAGATCAATGAGGTCCTCCAGGCGCAGATCGCGATCTTGGCAGTTCCCACGGGCGCGGCACAGGCCGCCGCAGACACCGCGATCCAAAACGGCGTGCGTGCGCTTCTGAACTTTGCTCCCGCGCCGCTGAAGGTGCCCGCCGGGGTGGTGGTGCGCAATGTCTCCTTCCTCCAGGAGCTTGCCGTGCTCTCCTACCACCTCACCGAGACTGAGAAGCGAGGCACCTAGTGGCGCGGCACCGCCGCTGGGGACTGCTGGCACTCGTGCTCCTGCTAGGGGCGCTCTCGCTCGGGCTGGGCATCGCGCTCCGGCGGCCGTCGGGCGCCACAAGACTTCCTCCGCTCCCGCCCCGTGCCCTGATTGTCGCCTACCTCAAGGTGGGCCACGGCGAGGCTTCCTGGGTCAAGACCGCCGATGGCCGC
This genomic interval from Armatimonas rosea contains the following:
- the obgE gene encoding GTPase ObgE translates to MFIDEVEIWLMAGSGGSGALTFRTEKHVPRGGPDGGDGGHGGSVVFEVDSNLSTLLDYRPGKKYRAERGENGMGKRQYGKNGPDLVLKVPPGTQVFDAESGELLADLSHVPQKEVLAAGGRGGRGNVHFVTSVHQTPKFAEKGEPGEERRVKLSLKLLADVGLLGFPNVGKSTLLAAVSAARPKIADYPFTTLVPNLGVVPAADHHNFVMADVPGLIENASEGAGLGIQFLKHLERTRLLVHLLDVSGLSGRDPLEDFGIINRELDAFSEDLAKLPQIVVFSRIDVLGDRTGLVPLRQFFEARGLEVFPISAVTGEGVRDLILHVWTKLQEIPKEVPKLSGVVHITNNNRADDDPKHFTITRDDEGVLVVSGKALERVVAMTDMGNEYAVRRLQRQLERWGVFTKLKTFGAQEGDTVRIRTTEFDYVDEDAWDAEEVEDDEEFETDTV
- the rpmA gene encoding 50S ribosomal protein L27 — protein: MAHKKGVGSSRNGRDSNAQRLGVKEYAGQYVTAGSILIRQRGSEFDPGKNVGQGSDYTLFAKIDGVVKFEGHKQNRRISVYAVAPVEEAVATA
- a CDS encoding redox-sensing transcriptional repressor Rex — encoded protein: MVQTPTEESASLPKVPIPTLERLTTYLRCLVDLGASGVQTISSAQIEEHTRISAAQFRKDLSYFGEFGKPGVGYQVSELEARIARILQIHKLQPILLIGAGNLGMALAAYPGLEEHKFRIVALFDTDPHKIGKRVHGMDIIDFSQLGEINEVLQAQIAILAVPTGAAQAAADTAIQNGVRALLNFAPAPLKVPAGVVVRNVSFLQELAVLSYHLTETEKRGT
- the rplU gene encoding 50S ribosomal protein L21, translated to MYAVIRTGGKQYRVAEKDTLVVEKLDGAEGDTVVIDDVLFVGGDAPVFGTPTVAGAKVTATIVSQGKGKKINGITYIKVKNHQRHYGHRQLETRLRIDSIAA
- a CDS encoding RNA methyltransferase, which encodes MNNFHIILIEPQESLNIGSVARAMQNLGFEHLHLVAPRGYDRERACVTARDASVLLDTMTIHESFTEAIAPMQEVVGLALRKGENPAHYVSLPQWSEKLTQRADRTTALVFGPEDDDLRHEHLNLCRWVVRIPTTAAYPSFNLAQSVLLTLYEITRSLPESLALAPTLADAPTENEFVQLDRHLDGVMAASGFVRPGTPAPVPALVKSLLRRCDPTRHELSVLLALFSRVHKNLPPAP
- a CDS encoding RidA family protein; its protein translation is MNGTELMADGGPDPVAAYPHARRVGNFLFISGLGPHKRGERELPATFADEVHGVFYNLKVILEAAGLGLENVVDVTGFLTDLETDFATYNAIYAEYLGQIRPARTTIQVSALPRGIHVEIKVLAVCPAD